From the Lepus europaeus isolate LE1 chromosome 14, mLepTim1.pri, whole genome shotgun sequence genome, the window aaaaaaaaaaaaaattacgagGTAAATTCAGATCCTGACAAATGCATACTAAGGAAATAAAGTTGTGGGCTTCAGAGAAGCCATTTGGCTGCACAAGTTGTTGAAAGAGCAGAGTGGCAAGGCCAGATCACATCAGGGCCTCACGAGCCAGTGACTGTTTTGGATTTTATTCAGTTTGTGAGAGAGACTGCTGAATATTGTTCAGTGGGGAGATGACCGGAAACAATTCctattttagaatcattttccTGGGGACTGTGTGGAAGAAACTTGAggggatggatagatggatagaggGTTGCAGATATGCTAACTATTCCCTAGCAGGTCAGACCAGGATGGTAGAAGCAATAAGGGCAAAGTTCTGGATGCACTTTTGGAGGAACAGCCAAGAGAAATGAAGGTGAGAAGGGGAAACTGAAGAGGGGAGCACGGGACTGAGCAGTGGGTGAGCAGCCTGGGTTTGATTGCACACAGGCCTTCCTTGTGGTTTCTGAAATCTGGCACCCTCATTCCCGATTTTGTCCCTTTTCCTTATTCGTTTCTACTAATGCTTGTATAAGACTTGTATAATCCCTGGCAAAGCTAACTGCTCTCGTATTTTTGCATGTATCACACTTCAGCATAGTTGTGGACTTAGTCCACCTTCCTCCATTTCCTGTGTAACCTGGAGCAAGTTTTATCACCTCTCCGACATCTAATAATGCTCACCTCCTAGAGTCGCTGAGAATTCGAGTTGGACCATGCCTTTGCATCCTTCACACTTACCAGGCCTGCCGCATACTTGAAATTTGAATTTAGTTTCTCAGATTCTATACTGTCCAGATAAGAGCAAGAGCTTGAATACTGTCCACGTGCTCACCTTTCTGGAATAGGTAATTTGAGTTTTCCCTCAATTTAGGAAATGACAATTCCAAATCCCCCCTAAAAATCTTACAAATATTCCTCTGATTTTTCTAGGACATATGAGGATacctcaaaagttcatggaaaatggaattttaaaataaatcttggtgCGAAAACTGGAAATCTATAATTTTTTcctaaaacacatttttcatgaacttttgaagatgtTATGAAAAGACTTCAAACTATTTTGCAccaaacttatcatttaattccatctttccactaCCTTCAAGTGCACTTGTATTCACCTAAAATTCTTCTTACAATTTTCTAAGGTTTTTCATCTTTGAAAAGCTGAACCTTGAaaatcggatggaagacctctctctgcctctccgctttgtaactctttcaaaaaaatatgtaaatcttttttaaaaaagaggtatttatttatctgaaagcagagttagagaggcagaggcagaaaggaggagagaggtcatccatctgctggttcactccccaaatgactgcaaaggctggagccaagccaaagccaggagcttcttacaggtctcccatgagggtggcaggggctcaaggacttggtcatcatcttctgcctccccaggccatcatagcagagctggattggaagtggagcagcccatatgggatactggcaccgcaggcagcagcttttacccactaagccacagcacaaacaaacgaacaaaaaattttaaaaatttgaaaagcagagttatagaaaggcaaaaaccttccatccactggttcaccctccagaatggctgaaatggccagagcagtgctggtccaaaagcaggagacaggagcttctgccaggtcccccacgtcggcacaggggcccaagcacttgggccagcttctgctgccttcccagggatattagcagggagctggatcagtagtgcagatgggactcgagccagtatcggatgctagcactgtacctgccacacagcaccagccccgagaagAAACTTCTGCAGTAAAGTTTGAGACTAATGGCAGTAACTCTAAGGATGGTTAGTTTCTACCTGTAAATAATCAacctccagggccagtgctgtggtgtagtagaccaagcctccgcctgcagcgtcagcatcctatatgggcaccggttagtgttctggcagctccacttcctatccagctctctgctagggcctgggaaagcagtagatggcccaagtgcttaggcccctgcacccatgtgggagacctgaagaagctcttggaccctggctttggagagacccagctccagccatctgtggccatttggggagtgaaccagtggatgcaagacctgtTCTCCCTTTAACTCTCAAATAACAAGAAAACCAGTCTCCATCAGATTGCACAGGTAACATCGTCTTCTCCTCTACCTGAGACATTCATTTTCCCTTCTGAAGAGTTTTTTCGGGAGTTGGTGtcgtgtgtagcaggtaaagccactgccggcaGAACAAGAATCCACTAGGGATgctagttcaagtgctggctgctcccctttcgatccagcttcctgctaatgcagctgggaaagcaatggaagacggcccacaagtgtttgggcccatatacccacacaggagacccagaagcagctattgctttagcctggcccagccctggccattgcagccacttgggaagtcaaccagtagatgtaatctctgtcttttctctttctgtaattctgactttcaaataaataagccttttaaaaagttttttggggggcagcactgtggcatagcggataaatccactgcctgcagtgccaacatcccacatggacgccagttcgagccctagccgctccacttctgatcaagctctgctatgacctgggaaagcagtgaagatggtccaaaacctcaggcccctgcacctgtgtgtgggagacccataagaggctcctggctttaattggctccgctccagccattgtggacaagtggggagtgaaccaacagatggaaaacctctctctctgcctctctgtagctaccattcaaataaatcaatctttaaagttttggtttttttttttggattgggcattgtggtacagcacgttAGGCTGTCACATGAGATGGCAGCATCCTGCTTCTGCTCCCTGCAATAATGCTCCCAAGACTGGGAATAAAGGCCCAATAGTTGGGTCTGTACTGCCTACATGGGACACCATAggatttctggcttctggcttcagattggttcaacACATTTGAGCCAGcaagtgtctgtctctccttttgtcattctgcctttcaaacgaaaTGTTTAAGAAACCATTTCAAAAAGTGTTTTTCATGAAGTCTTACCATTTATCCCTTCGCACAACCAAAACTGGACCACACAGGGACATCCAACAGCAACTACTGGCTTTTAGTAGCTTGTATTGAGAAAATACTAaacagtgaataaataaaatagatgctCTTGCCTAAAAACCCTAAGAATATCAGTGTTTGCCTATAAAACCATATGCAAAGGACTAACTGTTGTGTCTTACTGACACGAGTCAGTTCTTAGCCTATTGATGCTTAGCATTTCACATTATTTATAGAGCAAAATTACAAACACCCAAATGTTACAAACATCAGTATATTAGGAATGCATAGCACATCTTAAAAGGTTCATTATCCTCAACATCAATCATTCCAGTGGTAAATAAACAGGGCTAAGAAGTAACTAGTAGTGATTCAGTAACTTCAGTGTTAACAAACACACAGCATCTTAAACTAGCCAGTCTCCAAAACAATGATGAGCCTGTTAACATCTAATGTTAATAATGTAGTATTTGGTTATAAACGTACTTTCACTACTTATAAATTCAATTAAGTATTTTGAGGTGATCCTGTTGACTAGCTAGGTTTGAGAATTAGCTTCACAACACAACATATCCAGAGTTAAGATATGGTTTCTGCAAACAGATTTACTCTCTGCATGCTTTGAACAATTAGAAAAGACCAGCAGCAGCTTCTTTCCTTTCCACACCACGCTTATCCTTTCCGCATCCCTCAAATACAGACTTATGTCTCAGATAGCAGGTGACAGTCAAAGCACATGGTACTAAGATTATCCTGAATATGACAATGAGTGAACCACATAGGTAAGGTTGATAATAAAGACCAAAAGCAGGTAtagtttaatgtattttaatagcAAACTTACAGGAACAGCACAGAAGACAGACAACATTAAAAACATGTACTTGCATGTAGGACAACTCAGTTAGAAAAGTATAGTGAATGGATGGAATCTACTGTATGATAAAAATGCTACAAACACCATTTAGTTGCCGTCAATAAGAaatttacttgttttaaaaaaatccaaatgctgGCATTGTCCAGAAAAATTTAACAggtttatttataattgttataaagTTGAACTGCTGAAACTTGTTCACTGAAACATTTTGACTTGCATTAATGCTTTACGTCCCcgcatttatattaaaaatccacacacaaatgaaaatggaaaaactgcCAATACCTGATTTCTGTCCCCTATTTTCCACTCGCAATCATATACTTAGGTACCTTTTGACCCCATGGAAAAAAATATCTAACGTTCAGAACTACCAAtaacaggaagaagagaaaaaaaaatttttgagaatgAAATGTTTCCCGTCATAGTGGATTCTTAAGCACGTTCTCCACGTATGCGGCGTGCTAGCTGGATGTCTTTTGGCATAATTGTTACACGTTTGGCATGGATAGCACACAGGTTGGTGTCTTCAAAAAGGCCAACCAGATAGGCCTCACTTGCCTCCTGCAaccagaaggaagaaaaagtgatTAATCATCTTATTTTCAATAGTTGAAGACACACGTATATGAATCATGCTAAATTATCccaaatgtttaaattttaacatctGTGGGACAGAACTCTGAAGGCAGACTACGAAAAGTCAAAAGCTCAAACCTGTAAATCTTATCAAGACACACAAGTCAAGTTACTTGAAACTGGCACCGTGGTAGTaaagcttccaatccagctccctactgctgTGCCCGAGAGAGCAgagcaggatggcccaaatgcttgggccttggcacccaccacgtgggagacctggaggaagtccctggctttgtcctggcccagccccagccgttgtggggcatctggggagcaaaccagtgatggaagatctatacctctttcaaacaaataggttaaaacaaaacaaaacaaaacaaacacacctggaagcttttaatttttctggTGTTAATATATGATTTCTAGTAAAGTGAAATGTCTTGAACAAAACAAGCAGTCCACTTTAAGCTCTTCTAACATTATCACGCATATAAATTTATAAACGGAATTGTAGGAGCTGTTgctttggcatagcgggtaaaaccaccactattccatatgggctccagtttgtgttcCAATTGCTCCTGcaagggagggcaggagaggatggtccaggtatctgggcccctgacacccacatgggagaactggatgaggctcctagctcctgacttcggtctggcccagccctggcattactgtaatttggggagtgaactggtggatggaaggtctctctcaagctctttcaaataaataaatctctaaaaattaaaaaaaaaagggggggcggGAATTGCATCAAATCCAATTAGCCTACTCTACCCTGTCTTACTCTGCAACCCACTCACACACCAATATCCTCTTGAACCTTTGCCTCACCAAGTAGTGCAGTATGGCTGACAACTGGTTTCTACTATATTGTTCCCACTACCTTTCCTTTTACACTTGTTTTATCACAAGAGTACATATAGGTCCCAAAACATCACACATCAGTCTCTTTGATACTGTAATCTGATATTCCTAGATGTGCCCTTGTTCCCTACTCAGTCCCTTCCATTTATGTACTTCAGTCTCTAAGAGCACTTGTTGTCCCCTAGAACTAACACCAGTCCCTTTAGTTTTTCCCATTTGATGATGAGATTCTTTCAAGGCATCTTCTTATACCTACCAAACACTGCTGGCTGCACGAATCATTCAAAAGCATTTGGCATGTTAAGGAAAGAAGAGCTTCCCTTAAAAACTAACAAGGCAAACTGTCAGCGTATCTTATAGTAGTATAAACTTTTCAGAAAAGGTAAACATCTATTTactcattttgaaaaaaagacattatttaaaaaaatccactttgGAATCTGGAAGCAATACAGATATGCTTTCtacaaaaacaatataaaaaatcCCACTGACTTGGCAATAAAATAAGACTGTTGAGATTCTGCTTTAAAACCACCAACATTTGATTAACTCCAAACTGTTTATATTCTTTCATTCACATTTACACCTTCATGCTTTTTGGCCTTATGacttttctataaaaatttgttccatttggctggcgcagcggctcaataggctaatcctacccCTTGTgtcaccggcacaccgggttttagtcccggtcagggcgccggattctgtcccggttgcccctcttccaggccagctctctgctgtggcccaggaaggcagtggaggatggcccaagtgcttgggccctgcaccccatgggagaccaggagaagcacgtggctcctgccttcggatcagtgcagtgcaccggccacggcggccattggagggtgaaccaatggcaaaggaagacctttctctccgtctctctatccactctgcctgtcaaaaaaaaaaaaaaaaaaaaaaattgttccattCACATATTACTGCCCCTAcaaacttttattatttatcaatGTCTGAGTCTTACTTACCTACCTGTTAAGGCCTAGCTCAACCTGTCTATTCCATGAAGGACAAAGAAAGCACTCCCCTTGCCCCTGTCTCCAATGAAGGGAACCTAGAAGCCCTAATTCCTTGGCACTCACACTGACCTTGTAGTGTACCAGCTTTCTTTTAACGCCCTCAAATTATCTGATCAGAGGTCTCATTTCACTCACAATGCCTTGCTCTCAAACCTCCACTATTTGCTAGTATGTTTGAGATCTTAcacgaatttttttaaaaagatttatttatttttttattttaaagttacacacggagaggtcctccatctgctggttcacgccccaattgaaAAGAATgcccggaactgcgctgatccgaagccaagccaggagccaggagccttccccaggtctcccaggcaggtgcaggggcccatggatttgggccatcttccactgctctctcaggccatagcagagagctggattggaagtggagcagcagggccttgaacgggcacccatatgggatgccagctctgcaggcaacggctttacctgctaggccacagtgccggcccccaccctAATTTTAAAATACCTACTCTATGTATTAGTCCCTGTTTTCTATTCCAGAGCTGTCAAAAGCCAAAGTCCTCATTATTCAGGGATTCACTCTCAGGTTAGTCTAAAAGTGTGTAAAGAAGTCTGGATACCACTGCGTTTTATAGCCTACTCTTTATAGAGGTTCACAGTGCACAATTGAACTAGAATTGAAATTCTCCAGGCAATAAGCCAGTTTACTTTTGTTATATCCAGCACTTTAGGATTATGCAAACCAGAGTGCTTTTGTGAAATGCAGCACAAGCTGATGTGGACAAGCCAACAGGTACCATGGGTCTGAGACCACAATCTGGGATCACCTGTGGGCTTGTCTGGGATCACTCAGATAGGCCTATGGCTGCTAGGGCTCTCAGTGATGAACACAGCTTACAAGGGTCCTGTCTGGTCAGCTCTGGGAAGATTCAATACTCAGAGAGGGTCTGACCGTAACCCATACATTTCCAGTTCCTCTGCAAATATCCTACAGTTCCTCAAACACTAAGGCTGTACATTCAGAGAATCAAAGTCCACCATATTAATTGAAGACCCAATGAACACAATTTTAagataacagaaaaagaaaacacatcttaCAACTAGGGGACAAATTTCCAACACTGAGTCTATTCAATGTCTGACTCTTACCTATTTCAAAACTCCAGTGTCTATTTTTAATACAAAGTTACTTTAGTTCAAAGTCTAGACATGACAAAGACTAAGCTCTAGGTTAATACACAATCATggcagatgcaaaaatcctgtaCCATTCTCACTGGACTCCCCCCCTTTAGTGTACAGTAGCCAATACTCcctccctgtttttgttttgtttttcatggtccaaaatattacatggaaattccagaaataaaactCTTTAGTAAGATATACATAACAGAACAGTATGAGGGTACTTACAAGGATTTCAAGTTTTTCACactaaaatttacttgaaaattccattttcctacaacttttttgaagtacccttgtacatgaGATTCAGTGCTGAGGGTCCTGGTACTACTATTCTTCCCACGGTCAAGGGGAAACTACCATATTAGAAAAGTTGTTAACTGTAAAAACCAAACATGGAACAACTTTTGGAATTCTATTTCAATGGCTACCACCCTATTTCCATACCCAAATCATGTGTATATTGAGAACTAAGGTATGCATAAAATACATACAACAAAAAGCTTGTAAAAAATCTTTTCATCAATAAAGGACAGAGCTATCTGATGCCAAGAGatctggaggcagcagatatgAACACTTTGCTCAAAACCAGCACAGCcatgctcaataaatatataaCCCGGAAACAGCAACAGTGGAAGTTGATACATACAATTAATCTTAAAGAGTCCACCACCCAAATTATTTAGTAATTTTAATTTACAAGGCTAGTTTACCTACATTTAAGCTAAAAATATGCTGGGCTTTTTATAGTGTGGTGTTCTTTAAGCACAACCCCAGCAATAACTAGAAAACCTAATTAGCAGttttgtagcaatgtttgggaatCTTTTCTATCTTTAAAACAGAGAAATGGGAACTGAAGATAATTAGCTGTTAAAACTGAAAAAGTTTTAAGTGACAACATGGGAAGATTTTAGTAGTAGAAATTTCAGTAATTTCAATCCACTGGGAATTTAATGGATACCTACTCCTGAAATTCACCAATCAAATGAAGTTTAGACTAACCATAGAAACAGCTCGACCAATTATACAGCAGGGTAGAATCCACCTATCAAATCGTTCTCCCATATAAAGCAAAAGCCCGGCACAGCAACAGCAGCCTTGAAAATCCTCCAATGGGTGTGTGCAAATTTTAGACCCTCTCCAAAGAGATTGTTCCAGCTATGCAACGGTGCCTCATAATTTGAACCACCTCCCCCAACCCTGTGATTCTAATGGAGGTGGTGGTCTTAATCACATTTTCATCAGATACAGGGATATAAAGAATGCCAATACAATATAGATTACCCTAAGCAAGAGACAGTAACAATTACACCCACACACTGAATCAAATACCTTACGCAAGGGGATTTCAAGTTTCAATCTTGACATACGCCACAAATACTTCAACCATATAACCACCTCTAGAATGACATTTCTCAAATTCCTGACACTCTGGAGCCAAGATGAAATTCAACATGCTCCCCATTTAAATAAAGTTCAAAGTCCCCTTTAGCAAACCACAAATCTTCAAATCCCTGTCCTTTTACATGTTCCGTATCATTTTCAAGCACCATTTGTCCCTATCATAGATCCAATCCTAACCACCACTCACTTTGACCTTTATGCTTTTACCTTCATGCATCATTCCTTAATGCTGTCTACTCCATGCTAGGCTCTCTCCGCCTGTACCTGTCTCTTCAGGTCCAAAGGACATTCAAACAACCCATGTATACTAGTCACGGCTGTCTGAAACAGTGACTTACAAAACACCATAGACCTCTCTGGTCTTGTACCATCTTAACATTCCAAAGCATCCATTAACCCCGAGTTGTCTTTTCACATTTGCTTTCAGTGCaatgtcaacatttttaaatggCATAATGGGATATGCATTAGGCTTTGAAATCAAATGGGTTGAAGTTATGACTTCCATCTCCTATACACATGACCTTGAGGAACTGAAGTTTCCTTAAGCCTCCTCACCAGTGAACTAACACTGTAAACGACTTCAGATGTGGAGAGAACTAAGTTATAAAGTGCATTCCGAGTCACTGCTGTTCTCGCTAAACAGCAGGGACACCCACCCAAGTATCGCCCCGTCCCATTCACCATTTTACCTGCAAAGCACCAATAGCTGCGCTCTGGAAGCGCAGATCTGTTTTGAAGTCCTGAGCGATTTCTCGCACCAGACGCTGGAAGGGGAGTTTGCGGATCAGAAGCTCAGTGGACTTCTGATAACGTCTGATTTCACGAAGTGCCACAGTACCGGGCCTTTAAGAAATTAACATTAAAGAAACTGTCATTAAAGATGCAAACAACACAGAGGATAAGCGGCCAGCTTTAAAGAAATGCCATACTGTTTCAAAAAGTAAATCAGCCAACTAGTCTTCATCTTCAGGATGAAACTTCACGGGTCCACTTAGGATCCAAACATTCAAGTCGACTAAGAGTAACAGTACCCTTCAAGTAGACAGCACGGGATTAAGGTACAATCCTGGCATGCACTTTATCAAAGCcctgttcattttcattttaaaacatgtacaAACATACACTAGAGCATGGGATGGTATaaatcaagttaataaataaggTATGGCCCCCAGAGGCTTCAATTGAGCACCACTCTCATTCCCACCTATATCCTTGACCATCTCAAAGCCTTTACCAGTTTACCAACACAACCAATGAACTTCACCTAAAAACAACATTGTGGTATTTTGAGTTCCTCAGAATATCTTTACTTTGTCTTCTGCTCATATTTCAAGAATAATTTGAATACTCTTGATTGTGTGGTGGTTCATCCACTTTAGAGGCAAATTTCTtgttgaatactttttaaaaacagtcaaCAAGAAATTtccctctaattctgactttctgcTTCCACTGTATGGGGTTTTATTTTAGGTTCACTGTAAAATTCGCAGAGGCTACTTAAGCATGGTTAACTTCTGCCCTCTAATGGCACATGCCCTTAACAACACTGCTTAGCATTTCAAAACCAAATGAGCTAATACAGAACGAAAGAAACCAATCAAGCAAACGAGGAACAAGGAGTTCacgaaaaacaaaaacctaatctTGCTTAAAACAAGGAAGGATATTCTCAGAAACTGAAAAagcattttactatttttaaaaagaattactaaTAGCTAATTCGAGGTTAATCTAGTCCATCAACGTTGATGCTCTATTAAGTCCTCTAAGGCCTCTAGGTCAGACCACTGCTTCAAAATCAAATACATTTTCGATAAAACCTAACACTATTTATTGTTCTCTTCAAGCAACAGCAAATAGTAAAAAGGAGAAATCTCAGCTTCCCGAAAGCATAAAGTTTGgctattagccatctcttttgttAAATTATATGGATATAGCACGAGAGACTTTGTCCAATTTTTCCCTTTAATACCTGTAACGATGAGGTTTCTTCACCCCTCCAGTAGAGGGCGCACTCTTGCGAGCGGCTTTTGTAGCCAGTTGCTTCCTGGGTGCTTTACCACCAGTCGATTTGCGGGCAGTCTGCTTTGTACGAGCCATGGTATAAAGACCTCCTTACTTACCTACCagcgtttaaaaaaaaaaaaaagaaagaaaaaaagaataaccaTATGCAACATTAAAGTTTTCCTGCCACTgtcacctcccccaccccgccaaaATCTGGAAATGATcagtttatgtatttttaaaatgtccgtAATGTTATATAATTTGAACGGGTGCAGATTTCATCTACCACCCAAATATGACTCCACGAAACAAACTGTAGTACTAGAAAATCGCCAGCAAAATACCAATCGTCTCAAAACGCCAATGTGAGCGGCAAACGGCAAAACAAAAAGACCCCTGAAGCCTTGCATCCAATTTCTCTAATTCAAGTAGAAATTAGAAATGTCTGTAAACATCCGAGCCACAAACAAGTCAAAAGACCGAAGCCACAAGCCACAGAAAAGTCGAGTCAAATTACAGGGGAAAAAAGGTTTCAGCCCCCCCCCCGACCCCCAAATTCGTCTGGCAGTCGATGGACTGCTGTAAATATCTAAAAACATTCTTGGTGTTGCATCTTTACCACTTATGTTACAAAAAGCCgtctagaaaaacaagagcagcagcagcagcagctaccGCCGGCGAGCCTTCCACAAAGCAGCTCCTCGCGGCTTCGCAGTGCAATCAAAAGCGCCCGCACCTGGGCTCTAATTAACGCCCGACACCGCCGACCgtccaccccagccc encodes:
- the LOC133773249 gene encoding histone H3.3A isoform X1, encoding MARTKQTARKSTGGKAPRKQLATKAARKSAPSTGGVKKPHRYRPGTVALREIRRYQKSTELLIRKLPFQRLVREIAQDFKTDLRFQSAAIGALQEASEAYLVGLFEDTNLCAIHAKRVTIMPKDIQLARRIRGERA
- the LOC133773249 gene encoding histone H3.3A isoform X2, whose product is MARTKQTARKSTGGKAPRKQLATKAARKSAPSTGGVKKPHRYRPGTVALREIRRYQKSTELLIRKLPFQRLVREIAQDFKTDLRFQSAAIGALQRHRSWSPEQGNDRLQ